A window of the Gossypium hirsutum isolate 1008001.06 chromosome A05, Gossypium_hirsutum_v2.1, whole genome shotgun sequence genome harbors these coding sequences:
- the LOC107958773 gene encoding protein PLASTID MOVEMENT IMPAIRED 1-RELATED 1, whose product MMLSKVEAKKNGEDSGNRKLLNEIEAISKALYLDKNPPRTSFSALNTWSKPAGKTYYPEPKSKLKNSNEDPSRKDRKSIWNWKPLKAFSNVRNRRFACCFSLQVHSIEGLPSSFNDFSLCVHWKRRDGGLMTRPAKVLDGTAEFEEKLTHTCSVQGSRSGPHHSAKYEAKHFLLYASVFGTPDLDLGKHRLDLTRLLPLTLEELEEEKSSGKWTTSFKLSGKAKGATMNVSLGYMIIADDRVPLGNSQYSSNLSHMKSTGKSFTKFANGDQKGTMRRVESLPSFVNFGSFGSSLLAEEVKDLHEVLPVSKSELDDTKRVDQKFDDDKADASSASKPGPDVLAEQLEPIKPPSYFGPESSKENIEKETEDNDFSIVEKGIELSSEKQALLTMESPEDVESNPGMGVNHEKCSHLHSSNEASSSNQSDGRVVQDCNSKEDDQCSKETLMRELELALDGITNLEAALDSPDPEDYLENKANYKTNRKAKSLSLDEVTESVANDFLNMLGIDHSPFGSSSDIEPESPRERLLREFEKDALASGFLLFDFDMAEEEDFDTSTTSGWGNLTDDLSSLILDGEQERQVATNQSSKTRAKVLEDLETEALMHEWGLNEEAFHHSPPGTSGGFGSPVHFPPEEPLELPPLGEGLGPFLQTKNGGFLRSMDPSLFSNAKNGGNLIMQVSSPVVVPAEMGSGIMDILQRLASVGIEKLSMQASKLMPLVDITGKNMEQVAWENALTLEGPERQCLLQNGFEVGQDLSSGQKEVKRRSPLLSSNKCSSTSVNEMGSDYVSLEDLAPLAMNKIEALSMEGLRIQSGMSDEDAPANISAQSIGEISALQGKGFGVSGSLGLDGTGGLQLLDIKNNGDDVDGLMGLSLTLDEWMRLDSGELNDDEDQISERTSRILAAHHAISLDLIRRGSKGEKRRVKKCGLLGNNFTVALMVQLRDPLRNYEPVGTPMLALIQVERVFVPPKPKIYTTVSASRNDNQEDDDSDSAVNEVNEEEIKEEKAPQEEEIPQFRITEVHVAGLKTEPGKKKLWGTKTQQQSGSRWLLANGMGKSNKHPLLKSYSKTAPKTSTPSTAKVQPGDTLWSISSRIHGTGAKWKELAALNPHIRNPNVIFPNETIRLK is encoded by the exons ATGATGTTGTCCAAAGTTGAAGCTAAGAAGAATGGTGAAGATTCTGGTAATAGGAAGTTGTTGAATGAAATTGAAGCTATTAGCAAGGCTTTGTATTTGGACAAGAACCCTCCAAGGACTTCGTTTTCTGCTTTGAATACATGGTCAAAACCAGCTGGGAAAACATACTATCCCGAACCAAAATCAAAGCTTAAGAATAGTAATGAGGACCCATCTCGTAAAGACAGGAAATCCATTTGGAATTGGAAGCCTTTGAAGGCATTCTCAAATGTTAGAAACCGTAGGTTCGCTTGTTGTTTCTCACTTCAAGTACACTCCATTGAAGGTTTGCCGTCTAGTTTTAATGATTTTAGTCTATGTGTGCACTGGAAGAGGCGGGATGGGGGGCTAATGACTCGTCCTGCTAAGGTTCTTGATGGAACTGCTGAATTTGAAGAGAAGCTGACACATACATGTTCAGTACAAGGTAGTCGAAGTGGACCTCATCATTCAGCCAAGTATGAGGCCAAGCATTTCTTGCTCTATGCTTCTGTGTTTGGAACACCAGACCTTGATTTGGGGAAGCATCGACTTGACCTTACACGGCTGCTTCCACTTACATTGGAGGAATTGGAGGAAGAGAAGAGCTCAGGGAAGTGGACAACAAGTTTTAAGTTATCAGGGAAAGCCAAGGGTGCTACAATGAATGTTAGTCTTGGGTATATGATCATTGCGGATGATCGTGTGCCACTAGGAAATAGTCAATACAGCTCCAATTTGTCACATATGAAGAGTACGGGAAAATCATTTACTAAGTTTGCTAATGGAGATCAGAAGGGCACAATGAGGCGTGTTGAGAGTCTTCCCAGTTTTGTTAATTTTGGGTCCTTTGGCTCATCTCTTCTTGCTGAGGAGGTAAAAGATCTTCATGAAGTTTTGCCAGTGTCAAAGTCAGAGCTCGATGATACAAAAAGGGTAGATCAGAAATTTGATGACGACAAGGCAGATGCTTCATCTGCTTCTAAGCCAGGACCTGATGTGTTAGCTGAACAGCTTGAGCCCATCAAACCTCCATCTTACTTTGGACCTGAATCAAGTAAGGAGAATATTGAAAAGGAAACTGAAGATAATGACTTCTCTATTGTGGAAAAGGGGATAGAGTTATCTTCAGAAAAGCAGGCTCTATTGACAATGGAAAGCCCTGAAGATGTTGAAAGTAATCCCGGTATGGGAGTAAATCACGAAAAATGCTCTCATCTTCATTCCTCGAATGAGGCAAGTAGTAGTAATCAAAGTGACGGGCGTGTGGTGCAAGACTGCAATTCCAAAGAGGATGACCAGTGCTCAAAAGAAACATTGATGAGAGAATTGGAGTTAGCTTTAGATGGCATTACAAACTTGGAGGCGGCATTAGATTCTCCTGATCCTGAAGACTACTTGGAGAATAaagctaattataaaacaaataggAAGGCAAAGTCACTTAGCTTGGATGAAGTTACGGAGTCCGTGGCAAATGACTTCTTGAATATGCTGGGTATTGATCATAGTCCATTTGGCTCGAGTTCTGACATTGAGCCGGAGTCTCCAAGGGAGCGTTTACTTAGGGAGTTTGAGAAAGATGCTCTAGCCAGTGgttttttgttatttgattttgACATGGCCGAGGAAGAGGACTTCGACACTTCAACTACATCTGGTTGGGGGAACTTGACTGATGATCTGTCATCTCTTATTTTAGATGGTGAGCAAGAGCGGCAGGTGGCAACTAATCAGAGCAGCAAAACGAGGGCTAAAGTGTTGGAAGACCTGGAGACAGAAGCTTTAATGCATGAGTGGGGATTGAATGAGGAAGCTTTTCATCATTCTCCGCCTGGCACTTCTGGTGGATTTGGGAGTCCAGTTCATTTTCCTCCTGAAGAGCCACTTGAATTGCCTCCTCTTGGAGAAGGTTTAGGTCCATTTCTTCAGACAAAGAATGGAGGTTTTTTGCGGTCTATGGATCCCTCACTTTTCAGCAACGCTAAAAATGGTGGGAACCTTATCATGCAGGTTTCTAGTCCTGTTGTGGTACCTGCTGAAATGGGTTCTGGTATAATGGATATACTTCAGAGACTGGCCTCGGTTGGTATTGAAAAGCTCTCTATGCAGGCAAGTAAGTTGATGCCTTTGGTGGACATAACTGGCAAGAATATGGAACAAGTAGCATGGGAAAATGCCCTTACTTTGGAGGGACCAGAGAG GCAGTGTTTGTTGCAGAATGGGTTTGAGGTTGGGCAAGATCTGTCTAGTGGGCAAAAGGAAGTTAAAAGAAGATCACCTCTACTCAGCTCTAACAAATGTAGTTCGACCTCCGTCAACGAGATGGGCTCAGATTATGTATCCCTTGAAGATCTTGCTCCATTGGCAATGAATAAGATTGAAGCACTCTCCATGGAAGGCTTGAGAATTCAATCTGGCATGTCAGATGAGGATGCACCTGCAAACATCAGTGCGCAGTCAATTGGGGAAATTTCGGCCCTTCAAGGCAAGGGGTTTGGTGTTAGTGGGTCTCTTGGTCTGGATGGAACCGGTGGGTTGCAATTGTTGGATATAAAAAACAATGGTGATGATGTTGATGGATTAATGGGTTTGTCTCTAACTCTTGATGAATGGATGAGACTTGATTCCGGTGAACTCAATGATGATGAAGATCAAATAAGTGAGCGGACTTCTAGAATCCTTGCTGCTCATCATGCTATATCATTGGACTTGATTCGCAGAGGGTCAAAAGGAGAGAAAAGGCGGGTTAAAAAGTGTGGTTTGTTAGGAAATAACTTTACGGTGGCATTGATGGTGCAACTTCGTGATCCTTTAAGAAACTATGAGCCAGTCGGTACACCCATGCTTGCACTTATTCAGGTGGAGAGAGTATTTGTGCCACCAAAGCCAAAGATATATACTACAGTGTCAGCTTCTAGGAATGACAATCAAGAGGATGATGACTCAGACTCTGCGGTGAACGAGGTGAATGAGGAGgagataaaagaagaaaaagctcCACAAGAGGAAGAGATTCctcaattcagaatcacagaagTCCATGTTGCAGGCTTGAAGACTGAACCTGGCAAGAAGAAACTTTGGGGTACCAAGACCCAACAACAGTCCGGTTCCCGTTGGTTGCTTGCCAATGGAATGGGAAAGAGCAATAAACATCCATTGTTGAAGTCCTACTCCAAGACTGCTCCCAAAACTTCAACCCCTTCAACAGCAAAGGTTCAACCAGGTGACACTCTGTGGAGCATCTCGTCTCGTATTCATGGTACCGGAGCCAAATGGAAAGAATTGGCAGCCCTTAATCCCCATATTCGAAATCCCAATGTTATATTCCCCAATGAAACCATCAGGTTGAAATGA